The segment CTTGTTGATTAACACGATTTGAATTTGGGTCTTTGATAATCATCGGAATATTGTAGGTGGTATCAAACATGAACTCCCCTTTCTCAATCATTCGATGAGCACCCATCGCATCCCCATGGTCAGCGGTTGCCACAATAAAAGTGCGGTCATAAATACCGTTGTTTTCTAAGAAGGTAAATAGCTCACCAATTGCATCATCAATCAAGGTGATATAACCCCAGAATTTTGTGATCACCTCTTTCCAATGATCTTCGCTCGCTTCCCACATCCCCCACATTTTAGAGATGGTACGATAGTGTCCTGGTTTGCCTTCTAGTGGCTTGAAGAAGCTTTCATCTAGCACCACATCTTCTTTTTTATACATGGAATAATAAGGTTCTGGCACGATACAAGGCGTATGCGGTCCCCAGAAATTAATCCATGTAAAGAACGGTTTATTTTCAGCAAGTGATTCACTAATATAACTTTTCGCTTCATCAATGATGAAATACGGGATGGTTTGTTCTTTTGTGCCTGAAAGCAAACCACAAAGTTCTTGTACACGTAAATGAGGGTTATCACCGAAATAAGCACGGCTCACTTCAGGAATTTCATAGCCTTTTTCATCTAACCATTCTTTATAACGATTGGAATGTGTCGGCGGTTGGTTGAACACTAAATTTTTATACACACCACTGCCCGGATAACCATAGCCATCAAAGTTATGCCCTTTAATGCCATAATCTTCCGGCACGGATTTTGTACCCACGTGCCATTTACCCACAACATAGGTGTTGTAGCCGTCTAGTTTACCGATATTCGGTGCAGCTTCGCTCACTTCACCTGTACCGCCTTTTTCACCATTACGAATGATGCCATGGGTAGATGGCATTAAACCGGTAAAGAGCGAAGTCCGTGCGGGCCCACAAACGGAAGCAGGCGTAAAGGCATTATTAAAACGCACGCCATCTTTAGCTAGACGGTCGATATTCGGGGTTTTAACGATCTGGTGACCATAAGCCCCCAACATATCTTTACGCACTTGGTCGAGTAAAATATAGATAATGTTCATACACAATCCTTATCTATTTTAAGGGCGTACGTGATGTACGCCCGACTGCTTAATGTTGGTTAGAAAGATGTAATTGATGTTCTGTTTTTTCATTTTTTGGTCTAAAGACAATCAACACAATGAGTTGTAATACCGCATACACTTCCAACACTAACA is part of the Haemophilus parainfluenzae ATCC 33392 genome and harbors:
- a CDS encoding sulfatase-like hydrolase/transferase — its product is MNIIYILLDQVRKDMLGAYGHQIVKTPNIDRLAKDGVRFNNAFTPASVCGPARTSLFTGLMPSTHGIIRNGEKGGTGEVSEAAPNIGKLDGYNTYVVGKWHVGTKSVPEDYGIKGHNFDGYGYPGSGVYKNLVFNQPPTHSNRYKEWLDEKGYEIPEVSRAYFGDNPHLRVQELCGLLSGTKEQTIPYFIIDEAKSYISESLAENKPFFTWINFWGPHTPCIVPEPYYSMYKKEDVVLDESFFKPLEGKPGHYRTISKMWGMWEASEDHWKEVITKFWGYITLIDDAIGELFTFLENNGIYDRTFIVATADHGDAMGAHRMIEKGEFMFDTTYNIPMIIKDPNSNRVNQQDDNLVYLHDLTSTVYDLANQPIPQAFEGESILPIVRQHQDNQRKGILAQLAGHFVYFEQRMWHRKDYKLVFNASDICELYDVKNDPAEMHNLFYKPEYEAVKKEMLEEMRQEMKRLNDPLENWVYRIINEV